The following coding sequences are from one Pelagovum sp. HNIBRBA483 window:
- a CDS encoding ComF family protein: MPGEDPNATAICSDCYGYGRPWRAGASVMVYDGPARRVVLSLKNHDRFEIAAFMSGLLYEARQRLTPHPAVLAPIPLHWRRHMLRKYNQAELLSAELQRLATDDLHIPDLLLRRRHSPAMRQLTFAERMERMENIFAISQPDAVAGKTVILVDDVMTSGATFSDATRACYAHGAKEVCILALARATKDA; the protein is encoded by the coding sequence TTGCCTGGGGAAGATCCGAATGCCACCGCGATTTGTTCGGATTGTTACGGCTATGGGCGACCATGGCGGGCGGGTGCCAGTGTGATGGTCTATGACGGGCCGGCGCGCAGGGTCGTTCTCTCATTGAAAAATCATGACCGATTCGAGATTGCGGCTTTTATGTCCGGCCTGCTCTACGAAGCGCGCCAACGGCTCACGCCGCATCCAGCCGTGCTTGCCCCAATCCCTTTACACTGGCGGCGGCATATGCTGCGAAAATACAATCAGGCCGAACTGCTCTCGGCAGAACTTCAGCGCCTTGCGACGGATGATCTGCACATTCCAGACCTACTTTTGCGAAGGCGTCACTCCCCAGCGATGAGGCAGCTTACATTTGCTGAACGGATGGAGCGGATGGAAAACATTTTCGCGATTTCGCAGCCTGACGCAGTTGCGGGTAAAACGGTCATTCTGGTTGATGACGTCATGACAAGCGGCGCTACCTTCTCTGATGCAACGCGCGCATGCTATGCGCATGGCGCAAAGGAGGTTTGCATCTTGGCCCTAGCGCGCGCCACAAAAGATGCCTAA
- a CDS encoding SAM-dependent methyltransferase, translating to MSGTPELFDYPARKLRRRRADARNFILEEIVIEAQERRKTVNRSFASPAVVSWQKATWREAFPDALIIEDDNILDLTPLTHDLVIHGNSLHAANDPVGQLIQCRRALKSDGLFLGFAFGGQTLNELRATLATCEIELTGGMSPRVFPMAEIRDLGGLLQRAGFALPVADSFTLRASYKNLPALFKDLRAMGETNSLKDRHRAYLGKAFLNRAEDIYRKNYSDEDDRLIATFEIIILTGWAPDESQPKPLRPGSAAQRLADALGTKESPLPRQND from the coding sequence ATGTCAGGCACTCCCGAACTTTTCGACTATCCCGCTCGCAAACTGCGCCGACGCCGCGCAGATGCTCGCAATTTCATTCTCGAAGAGATCGTTATTGAAGCCCAAGAAAGACGCAAAACGGTTAACAGATCGTTTGCATCGCCCGCTGTCGTCTCCTGGCAAAAGGCCACATGGCGAGAGGCGTTTCCAGATGCTTTGATAATCGAGGACGACAATATCCTCGACCTGACCCCCTTGACCCATGATCTGGTTATTCACGGGAACAGCCTCCACGCAGCAAACGATCCCGTTGGGCAACTCATACAGTGCCGTCGCGCCTTGAAAAGCGACGGGCTATTTCTCGGTTTCGCTTTCGGTGGTCAGACTCTCAACGAACTGCGCGCGACATTGGCAACCTGCGAGATTGAACTGACGGGTGGCATGTCACCGCGCGTTTTCCCGATGGCTGAAATTCGTGATTTGGGCGGGCTGCTGCAACGTGCTGGATTCGCCCTTCCCGTAGCCGACAGCTTCACATTGCGGGCGAGTTACAAGAACCTGCCAGCCCTATTCAAAGACCTACGCGCCATGGGCGAGACGAACTCGTTGAAGGATCGGCATCGCGCCTATTTAGGAAAAGCGTTCCTTAATCGCGCCGAGGACATCTATCGCAAAAACTACTCCGACGAAGATGATCGCCTGATCGCAACTTTCGAAATCATAATCCTGACGGGATGGGCACCAGATGAGAGCCAGCCCAAACCCCTTCGGCCCGGTTCGGCAGCGCAGCGTTTAGCGGATGCGCTCGGCACAAAAGAATCCCCTCTGCCAAGGCAGAATGATTGA
- a CDS encoding CAP domain-containing protein, translated as MITRFARSIALIALAALVACAPVPEGRIGPDGLPLPQVYRISEGDEQGVYFRFLDGMNSLRSAVGVAPVQFSAELNAAAATHSRDMALQNRPWHFGSDGSSPLDRVERVGYRGELIGEAISETYEGELETLAAWVETPETRSVLLDPEATEIGIAWYQEAAGKLWWTLVTGKEAAMASPSE; from the coding sequence ATGATCACCCGATTTGCACGATCTATCGCACTTATTGCTCTTGCTGCGCTGGTTGCCTGCGCCCCTGTTCCTGAAGGTCGGATCGGTCCGGACGGGCTCCCTCTGCCACAGGTATACCGAATCAGTGAAGGTGACGAGCAAGGTGTCTATTTCCGCTTCTTGGATGGCATGAACAGTTTGCGTAGCGCAGTAGGCGTTGCTCCTGTGCAATTCAGCGCCGAACTCAACGCCGCCGCTGCGACCCACTCACGCGATATGGCGCTGCAAAACCGCCCTTGGCATTTCGGGTCCGACGGCTCCTCCCCGCTCGACCGTGTTGAGCGCGTCGGGTACCGTGGCGAACTGATAGGCGAGGCCATTTCCGAAACCTATGAAGGCGAATTGGAAACCCTCGCCGCATGGGTTGAGACGCCCGAGACACGCAGCGTCCTCCTTGACCCTGAAGCCACTGAAATCGGTATTGCTTGGTATCAAGAAGCGGCTGGAAAGCTCTGGTGGACTCTCGTGACAGGTAAAGAAGCTGCGATGGCATCGCCTAGCGAGTAA
- the hemH gene encoding ferrochelatase, whose protein sequence is MSDTSTDSTAVCPAHAPADHPKIKPTKIGILIANLGTPDATDYWSMRRYLGEFLSDQRVVDYPKWLWQPLLQLIILSKRPFTSGAAYRSIWNTEKDESPLLTITKEQTAAIRSEMEKAYGNGVMVDFCMRYGNPSTQSKVREMVEAGCTKILFFPLYPHYAGATSATANDQFFRALMQEKWQPIARIVPPYFEEPAYIDALAQSVEKAYANLDKKPDVLVCSYHGVPERYLKEGDPYHCQCQKTTRLLKERLGWEDTEITTTFQSRFGPEEWLRPYTVEEVARLAETGKKNIAVCAPAFSADCIETLEEINEEIRESFEEAGGEEFTYIPCLNADEAHISALSKVIRDNLKGWI, encoded by the coding sequence ATGTCTGATACCAGCACCGACTCGACCGCCGTTTGCCCAGCACATGCGCCTGCTGACCACCCGAAGATCAAGCCTACAAAAATAGGTATTCTGATCGCCAACCTCGGCACGCCCGATGCAACAGATTACTGGTCGATGCGCCGTTATCTCGGTGAATTCCTTTCCGATCAGCGGGTTGTCGACTACCCAAAGTGGCTCTGGCAGCCGCTTTTGCAGCTCATCATCTTGAGCAAGCGCCCCTTTACATCTGGCGCAGCGTACCGCTCCATCTGGAACACCGAAAAAGACGAAAGCCCATTGCTGACCATCACAAAGGAACAGACAGCGGCAATCCGTTCAGAAATGGAAAAAGCCTACGGCAATGGCGTGATGGTCGATTTCTGTATGCGCTACGGCAACCCATCGACCCAGTCAAAGGTTCGGGAAATGGTTGAGGCCGGATGCACAAAGATCCTCTTCTTCCCCCTTTATCCGCACTATGCGGGCGCAACATCCGCCACTGCAAATGACCAATTCTTCCGTGCCCTCATGCAAGAGAAATGGCAGCCGATCGCCCGTATTGTTCCACCATATTTTGAAGAACCTGCGTACATTGACGCGCTCGCCCAGTCGGTAGAGAAAGCTTACGCCAATCTGGACAAGAAACCGGACGTTTTGGTGTGCTCCTACCACGGGGTGCCAGAGCGGTATCTAAAGGAAGGCGACCCTTATCACTGCCAGTGCCAAAAGACGACGCGCTTATTGAAGGAGCGTCTCGGGTGGGAGGACACGGAGATCACCACCACCTTCCAATCTCGCTTTGGGCCGGAGGAATGGCTCCGCCCTTACACAGTAGAAGAAGTCGCGAGACTTGCCGAAACAGGTAAGAAAAACATTGCCGTCTGCGCGCCAGCGTTCTCGGCCGATTGCATCGAAACGCTCGAAGAAATCAACGAAGAGATTCGTGAAAGCTTTGAAGAAGCAGGCGGTGAGGAATTTACTTATATCCCCTGCCTCAACGCAGATGAGGCGCACATCTCGGCACTTTCAAAAGTGATCCGAGACAACCTTAAAGGGTGGATATAA
- the pip gene encoding prolyl aminopeptidase, with the protein MDKFSGQMSAAASLYPPIDPYDQRMIDVGDGHSVYVEQCGNPEGIPVVVLHGGPGGGCSPTMRRYFNPEIYRVILFDQRGCGRSKPHASVENNTTWHLVADIELIRETLGVEKWFVFGGSWGATLALIYAQTHPERVEGLILRGVFLMTQPELDWFYAGGAGHFWPEVWERFVAPIPEEERDNLIAAYHRRLFSGDRVTETRYARTWAGWENALASVSSDGRSPEGPAEYSRAFARLECHYFYNNGFLDGDTQILDRLDRLHGILGYIVQGRFDMICPPVSAYRLVHGWQGARVKMVPLAGHALSEPGISGELIRIMDQIGRQNGS; encoded by the coding sequence ATGGACAAATTCTCTGGTCAAATGAGCGCAGCTGCTTCCCTCTATCCACCGATTGATCCTTATGATCAACGCATGATCGACGTTGGTGATGGGCATAGCGTATACGTCGAGCAATGCGGCAACCCAGAAGGTATTCCGGTTGTTGTCTTGCATGGCGGGCCTGGTGGTGGATGTAGCCCTACCATGCGCCGGTATTTCAATCCCGAGATCTATCGGGTGATTTTGTTTGATCAGCGTGGATGCGGGCGCTCCAAACCGCATGCTTCAGTCGAAAACAATACCACCTGGCATCTGGTTGCCGATATCGAGCTGATCCGCGAGACATTGGGCGTTGAGAAGTGGTTTGTTTTTGGCGGCAGTTGGGGCGCAACGTTGGCTCTCATCTACGCGCAGACACACCCTGAGCGGGTCGAGGGGCTAATTCTGCGCGGGGTCTTCTTAATGACGCAGCCGGAGTTAGACTGGTTCTACGCGGGTGGCGCAGGGCATTTCTGGCCCGAGGTCTGGGAGCGGTTCGTCGCCCCGATCCCTGAAGAGGAACGTGACAACCTGATCGCGGCGTATCACAGGCGTTTGTTCAGCGGCGACCGTGTCACCGAAACGCGCTACGCACGCACTTGGGCGGGTTGGGAGAACGCACTTGCTTCGGTGAGCTCAGACGGGCGTTCACCCGAGGGGCCGGCGGAATACTCCCGTGCCTTTGCGCGGTTGGAGTGCCACTACTTTTACAACAACGGGTTTCTTGATGGTGATACACAGATCCTTGACAGGCTTGATCGCCTGCACGGTATACTTGGTTATATCGTTCAGGGCAGGTTTGATATGATCTGCCCGCCAGTTTCAGCTTACCGGCTTGTTCATGGGTGGCAGGGTGCGCGTGTGAAGATGGTCCCCTTGGCGGGGCATGCACTTTCGGAACCCGGAATAAGCGGTGAACTGATCCGCATAATGGACCAGATCGGGCGCCAGAACGGCTCCTAA
- a CDS encoding MarR family winged helix-turn-helix transcriptional regulator: MNNVTNNLAVSLFSEILAVDQLARTNVARVLPKGMELSHFAVLNHLAHVGGERTPAQLARTFHLTRGAMTNTLGKLEWSGWVHIRPDWDDARRKMVSISPAGIAARDAALYAITPLIADAVSQIGPEKVKMVLPVLRELRIKLSEEG, encoded by the coding sequence ATGAACAATGTGACCAACAATCTGGCGGTTTCGCTTTTTAGCGAGATTTTGGCCGTTGATCAGTTGGCTCGTACCAATGTTGCGCGTGTGCTTCCGAAAGGCATGGAGCTTTCGCATTTTGCTGTGTTGAACCATTTGGCCCATGTCGGCGGAGAGCGGACACCCGCCCAATTGGCCCGAACCTTTCACCTCACGCGCGGCGCGATGACCAATACCCTTGGCAAGTTGGAATGGTCAGGTTGGGTGCACATCCGGCCAGATTGGGACGATGCGCGACGCAAGATGGTGTCGATCAGTCCCGCAGGTATCGCGGCGCGCGATGCAGCCTTATATGCAATCACGCCACTGATTGCCGACGCTGTGTCGCAAATCGGACCGGAAAAGGTGAAGATGGTCCTGCCCGTTCTGCGTGAGCTTCGGATCAAGTTATCTGAGGAAGGCTAG
- the rimP gene encoding ribosome maturation factor RimP — MNDLVAKAAIDQRIAEIIAPVIEDMGYELVRVRLMSGKEQTLQIMAQKPDGTIEVDECAEISTAVSAVLDVEDPILEAYTLEVSSPGIDRPLTRLKDFDQWNGYVAKIETTELIDGRRRFKGALAGTEGEEVLIEIEEHGEPLTIGLKFDWLSDAKLVLTDELIRDVLRGRKNAGQIDEAQFDEVETIIDGDEE, encoded by the coding sequence ATGAACGATCTTGTCGCCAAAGCCGCCATTGATCAGCGCATTGCTGAGATTATTGCCCCTGTGATTGAAGACATGGGTTATGAGCTGGTGCGCGTGCGTTTGATGAGCGGCAAAGAGCAGACTCTACAGATCATGGCGCAGAAACCGGACGGTACGATCGAAGTCGATGAATGTGCCGAGATTTCGACCGCCGTGAGTGCCGTTTTGGATGTCGAAGATCCGATCCTTGAGGCTTACACGCTGGAAGTTTCGAGCCCCGGTATTGATCGCCCTTTGACGCGATTGAAGGATTTTGATCAGTGGAACGGCTACGTCGCCAAGATCGAAACAACCGAACTGATTGATGGCCGCCGCCGCTTCAAAGGTGCGCTGGCCGGTACCGAGGGCGAAGAGGTTTTGATCGAGATCGAAGAGCATGGCGAGCCGCTGACCATCGGGCTGAAGTTCGATTGGTTGTCTGATGCGAAGCTGGTGCTGACAGATGAACTGATCCGCGATGTTTTGCGCGGACGTAAGAACGCGGGCCAGATTGACGAGGCCCAATTTGATGAAGTCGAGACCATTATCGACGGTGACGAGGAGTAA
- the ubiG gene encoding bifunctional 2-polyprenyl-6-hydroxyphenol methylase/3-demethylubiquinol 3-O-methyltransferase UbiG: MSTINSSTVDQSEIEKFEAMASEWWDLEGKFKPLHMLNPCRLEYITRQIAAEFDRDLSASKPFEGIRLLDIGCGGGLLCEPMVRLGATVVGADAAERNIHVAQIHAEQSGLEIDYRHTTAEALAEDGEQFDVVLNMEVIEHVADPSAYLSAVHDLLKPGGLHICSTINRNPKSFAMAIVGAEYVMRWLPKGTHEWHKFITPDELYALLEKAGLTPVDRKGFKFNPLMWSWKISDSDLSVNYVTASTRPS; this comes from the coding sequence ATGTCTACCATCAATTCTTCTACTGTCGATCAAAGCGAGATCGAAAAGTTCGAAGCTATGGCCTCCGAGTGGTGGGATCTTGAGGGAAAGTTCAAGCCTCTGCACATGCTGAATCCTTGCAGGCTTGAATACATCACTCGGCAAATTGCCGCTGAATTTGACCGCGATTTATCAGCCTCTAAACCGTTCGAGGGGATCAGACTTCTCGACATCGGATGCGGCGGCGGCTTGCTATGCGAACCTATGGTGCGCCTGGGCGCTACGGTCGTTGGTGCGGATGCCGCCGAACGCAATATTCATGTTGCGCAAATCCACGCCGAACAATCCGGCCTCGAAATCGACTATCGGCACACCACGGCTGAAGCGCTCGCTGAAGATGGAGAGCAGTTCGATGTCGTGCTCAATATGGAGGTCATCGAGCACGTCGCGGACCCGTCTGCCTATCTCTCCGCTGTCCATGATTTGCTCAAACCGGGCGGTCTTCACATCTGCTCGACCATCAATCGCAACCCAAAGAGCTTTGCCATGGCGATTGTTGGCGCCGAATATGTGATGCGCTGGCTGCCAAAGGGGACACATGAATGGCACAAGTTTATTACCCCTGACGAGCTATACGCCCTTCTCGAAAAAGCAGGGCTCACACCTGTTGACCGCAAAGGTTTCAAGTTCAATCCGTTGATGTGGTCTTGGAAGATTTCTGACAGCGACCTTTCGGTGAATTATGTCACAGCAAGCACACGCCCTTCCTAG
- the nusA gene encoding transcription termination factor NusA has product MAITSANQLELLHAAEAVAREKMIDPGVVVEAMEESLARAAKSRYGSEMDIRVSIDRKTGKATFTRVRTVVDEEELENYQAEMTVEQAKQYLESPAVGDTFVEEIPPVELGRIAVQSANQVILQRIREAERERQYNEFKDRAGTIINALVKREEYGNVIVDIGAGEAILRRNEKIGRESYRPGDRIRCYIKDVRREPRGPQIFLSRTAPEFMAELFKMEVPEIYEGIIEIKAVARDPGSRAKIAVISYDGSIDPVGACVGMRGSRVQAVVNELQGEKIDIIPWNEDMPTFLVNALQPAEVSKVVLDEEAGKIEVVVPEEQLSLAIGRRGQNVRLASQLTNLDIDIMTEEEESKRRQAEFEVRTKLFMEALDLDEFFAQLLVSEGFTNLEEVAYVELDELLVIDGVDEDTANELQARARDVLDAQNTAALEQARALGAEDSLIGYEGLTPQMVAALAEDGVKTLEDFATCADWELAGGWTTVDGERAKDDGVLEPFDVSLEEAQDLIMNARVMLGWVDPAELETADEEANAATEESEA; this is encoded by the coding sequence ATGGCAATCACCTCTGCCAACCAACTTGAATTGCTGCACGCGGCGGAAGCTGTGGCGCGCGAAAAAATGATTGATCCCGGCGTTGTTGTTGAGGCGATGGAAGAGTCGCTCGCGCGGGCGGCGAAGTCTCGTTACGGCTCGGAGATGGACATTCGCGTGTCGATCGACCGCAAAACCGGTAAGGCGACCTTTACCCGCGTCCGTACCGTGGTCGATGAAGAGGAGCTTGAGAACTATCAAGCCGAAATGACCGTGGAGCAGGCGAAGCAGTATCTTGAGTCACCGGCTGTTGGGGACACGTTCGTCGAGGAAATCCCGCCAGTTGAGCTGGGTCGGATCGCGGTTCAGTCCGCGAACCAGGTGATTTTGCAGCGTATCCGCGAGGCAGAGCGCGAGCGTCAGTACAACGAGTTCAAGGATCGCGCCGGAACGATCATCAACGCGCTGGTCAAGCGCGAGGAGTACGGCAACGTCATCGTCGATATCGGTGCTGGTGAAGCCATTCTGCGCCGTAACGAGAAGATCGGTCGCGAAAGCTACCGCCCCGGCGATCGTATCCGCTGTTACATCAAGGATGTGCGCCGCGAGCCGCGTGGTCCGCAGATCTTCCTAAGCCGCACCGCGCCAGAATTCATGGCCGAGCTGTTCAAGATGGAAGTGCCGGAAATCTACGAAGGCATCATCGAGATCAAAGCCGTTGCGCGTGATCCGGGCAGCCGAGCAAAGATCGCTGTGATTTCTTATGACGGCTCGATTGATCCGGTTGGTGCCTGTGTGGGTATGCGCGGTAGCCGTGTTCAGGCTGTTGTGAACGAGCTTCAGGGCGAAAAGATCGACATCATTCCCTGGAATGAGGATATGCCGACCTTCCTCGTCAATGCATTGCAGCCCGCTGAGGTTTCGAAGGTTGTTCTCGACGAGGAAGCTGGCAAGATCGAGGTCGTTGTTCCTGAAGAACAGCTCTCGCTTGCGATTGGTCGTCGGGGTCAGAACGTGCGCCTGGCGTCGCAGCTCACCAACCTCGACATCGACATCATGACTGAGGAAGAAGAATCGAAGCGCCGTCAGGCAGAGTTTGAAGTACGCACCAAGTTGTTCATGGAAGCGCTCGATCTGGATGAGTTCTTTGCCCAACTGTTGGTTTCGGAGGGGTTCACGAACCTTGAAGAGGTCGCTTATGTCGAGCTGGATGAACTGTTGGTCATTGATGGCGTCGATGAAGATACAGCCAATGAGTTGCAGGCCCGCGCGCGCGATGTGCTTGATGCGCAAAATACAGCAGCGTTGGAGCAGGCGCGTGCGCTTGGCGCCGAGGATAGCCTGATCGGATACGAAGGCCTGACACCGCAGATGGTTGCCGCTCTTGCTGAGGATGGCGTCAAAACGCTGGAAGACTTTGCTACTTGCGCTGACTGGGAACTGGCAGGTGGATGGACGACGGTTGATGGAGAGCGCGCCAAAGATGACGGTGTTCTCGAGCCGTTTGATGTAAGCTTGGAAGAGGCGCAGGACCTCATCATGAATGCACGGGTCATGCTGGGTTGGGTTGATCCCGCCGAGCTGGAAACGGCTGATGAGGAAGCCAACGCCGCAACCGAGGAAAGCGAAGCCTAA
- the grxC gene encoding glutaredoxin 3 — MKTIEIYTSPLCGFCHAAKRLLNAKGVAFAEIDVLQQPERRQEMMNRANGRHTVPQIFVGDVHVGGYDDLSALENSGKLDPLLAS, encoded by the coding sequence ATGAAAACGATCGAAATCTATACCAGCCCGCTTTGTGGATTTTGTCATGCGGCCAAGCGGCTGCTGAACGCGAAAGGCGTTGCTTTTGCGGAGATTGATGTCTTGCAGCAACCCGAGCGCCGGCAAGAGATGATGAACCGCGCCAACGGACGCCACACTGTACCACAGATCTTTGTGGGCGATGTGCATGTCGGCGGGTACGACGACCTTTCTGCACTTGAAAACAGCGGGAAGCTTGATCCACTCTTGGCTTCGTGA
- a CDS encoding carbon-nitrogen hydrolase family protein has protein sequence MRISVAQLCSSDDPEQNLTALLREIRAAEERGVELFCTPEVTNCVSTSRTHQNAVLYTEEADPFLLAVREQAQKSNMAVALGSLALKLQDDSRFANRSFVISAEGEAIARYDKIHMFDAQISDSEGYRESEGFRAGSDAVIAKVAGATLGLSICYDLRFPSLYRMLAQYGADVLLVPSAFTVPTGRAHWEPLLRARAIENGCFVVAAAQTGTHARSEGRARETYGHSMIVSPWGEVLLDAGREIGVYDFELDLAEVAMARKRIPSLSGDRDIKGP, from the coding sequence GTGAGAATTTCTGTTGCGCAACTCTGCTCGTCTGATGACCCAGAGCAAAATCTAACCGCCCTTTTGCGGGAAATCCGTGCTGCTGAAGAGCGCGGGGTTGAGTTGTTCTGTACGCCTGAAGTCACGAACTGTGTTTCAACAAGCCGTACCCATCAGAACGCGGTTTTGTATACCGAGGAAGCCGATCCTTTCCTGCTCGCTGTTCGAGAGCAGGCGCAAAAATCCAATATGGCGGTGGCGCTTGGCTCTCTGGCGCTGAAGCTTCAAGATGATAGTCGCTTTGCCAATCGGAGTTTTGTTATTTCCGCCGAAGGCGAGGCGATCGCGCGCTACGACAAGATACATATGTTTGACGCGCAGATCTCGGATTCAGAAGGGTACCGTGAGTCTGAAGGCTTCCGAGCTGGGAGCGACGCTGTCATTGCGAAAGTCGCAGGTGCAACGCTGGGACTAAGTATCTGTTATGACCTGCGGTTCCCCTCGCTCTATCGAATGCTCGCTCAATACGGGGCGGATGTGCTTTTGGTCCCGTCCGCGTTTACCGTCCCGACGGGGCGCGCACATTGGGAGCCACTTCTGAGAGCGCGCGCGATTGAAAATGGCTGTTTTGTCGTTGCGGCGGCACAGACAGGCACGCACGCTCGCAGCGAAGGGCGCGCGCGTGAAACCTATGGTCACAGCATGATTGTTTCGCCGTGGGGCGAAGTATTGCTGGACGCCGGACGGGAGATTGGGGTTTATGACTTTGAACTTGATCTTGCGGAAGTTGCGATGGCGCGAAAGCGTATTCCGTCGCTTTCGGGTGATCGTGACATCAAGGGGCCCTGA
- a CDS encoding L,D-transpeptidase, with product MKKTLTSNMSRRGFLAGTAAMAGSAAFAQAEDSTEIEREISQTIRRNVSSFRALDWRPYFDDLRNGAVLVDTQSRALHFWSQDESVYKLYPTSVPLTEDLTRLGRTEIVRKVVGPDWRPTPSMIERNPEWPRYVPPGPNNPLGTHALYLSWQYYRIHGTHDTRKIGRRSSNGCIGLYNEQIAELFDLTKVGTQVLLI from the coding sequence ATGAAAAAGACCCTGACCTCAAACATGTCGCGCCGCGGATTTTTGGCGGGGACTGCCGCTATGGCTGGTAGCGCGGCATTCGCCCAAGCCGAAGACTCCACCGAGATCGAGCGCGAAATTTCGCAGACAATCCGTCGGAACGTATCAAGCTTCCGAGCTTTGGACTGGCGACCTTATTTCGATGATTTGAGGAACGGCGCGGTCTTGGTGGATACGCAGTCACGGGCGCTGCATTTCTGGTCTCAGGATGAGAGCGTTTATAAGCTTTATCCTACGAGCGTGCCTTTGACCGAAGACCTTACACGGCTTGGACGAACCGAAATTGTTCGCAAGGTTGTTGGCCCTGATTGGCGCCCGACACCGTCGATGATCGAGCGGAATCCTGAATGGCCGCGCTATGTCCCACCGGGGCCCAACAACCCGCTGGGAACGCATGCGCTTTATCTTTCGTGGCAGTACTACCGTATTCACGGGACACACGACACACGCAAGATTGGGCGCAGATCGTCAAATGGCTGTATCGGATTGTACAATGAGCAGATTGCTGAATTGTTCGATTTGACGAAAGTTGGCACGCAAGTGTTGCTAATTTGA
- a CDS encoding class I SAM-dependent RNA methyltransferase, which produces MTDGLLVASLGHQGEGRLEDGRFIPRVLPGERVEIAEDGTARVLVPSADRVAAPCRHYKSCGGCALQHASDAFVAEWKRSVVKTALTARGLEADFAPVDTSPPSSRRRAKFSGRRTKKGAIVGLHGRASDTIHAVPECQLMKAAILAVMPWLEKITVTIASRRGELGFTVIDTASGIDLAVEAGDSKPEDFELLAEIAREADLARLSLNGEVIVLRRPPEVLFDGVSVAPPAGSFLQATTHGETALRGMVHQVVGNARKVIDLFSGCGTFSLPLARGAEIHAVESEQDMLDALMAAWRKAEGLKKVSVERRDLFRRPVRRDELNTFGAAVIDPPRAGAEAQIAEIAASNLAVVAMVSCNPVTFARDAETLIRTGFALGEVRVVDQFRWSSHVEIAAGFTR; this is translated from the coding sequence ATGACTGATGGGCTTTTGGTTGCGTCGCTGGGGCATCAGGGGGAGGGACGGCTGGAAGATGGCCGTTTTATCCCGCGCGTACTGCCGGGCGAGCGGGTCGAGATCGCCGAGGATGGGACTGCGCGTGTACTCGTGCCTTCCGCTGACCGTGTTGCAGCACCTTGTAGGCACTACAAATCGTGCGGTGGCTGCGCCTTGCAGCACGCCAGTGACGCATTTGTAGCGGAATGGAAGCGCAGTGTTGTCAAAACAGCATTGACCGCGAGAGGGCTAGAAGCTGATTTTGCGCCGGTCGATACGTCACCACCCTCATCGCGCCGTCGCGCGAAGTTTTCTGGGCGACGCACGAAGAAGGGCGCCATCGTCGGGCTGCATGGTCGCGCGAGCGATACCATACATGCTGTGCCGGAGTGCCAGTTGATGAAAGCGGCAATACTAGCGGTGATGCCCTGGCTGGAGAAGATTACCGTCACAATTGCATCGCGGCGTGGAGAATTGGGCTTTACGGTCATTGATACCGCCTCTGGCATTGATCTGGCGGTGGAGGCCGGTGACAGCAAGCCGGAAGATTTTGAGTTGCTGGCCGAGATTGCGCGTGAGGCAGATCTTGCGCGGCTGTCGTTGAACGGTGAGGTGATTGTCCTGCGTCGCCCGCCCGAAGTGCTGTTTGATGGCGTATCTGTTGCGCCGCCTGCGGGTTCATTCCTACAGGCCACGACGCACGGGGAAACAGCGCTGAGAGGCATGGTGCATCAGGTTGTTGGCAATGCACGCAAGGTTATCGACCTATTCAGTGGCTGTGGAACTTTTTCGCTGCCTTTGGCGCGTGGCGCGGAAATTCATGCCGTCGAATCCGAGCAAGATATGTTGGATGCGCTGATGGCTGCATGGCGAAAAGCCGAAGGCCTGAAGAAGGTTTCAGTAGAGAGGCGGGATTTATTCCGGCGACCCGTGCGACGGGATGAGCTTAACACATTTGGAGCGGCGGTCATTGATCCGCCGCGCGCCGGTGCGGAAGCGCAGATAGCCGAGATCGCCGCAAGCAACCTCGCCGTTGTGGCTATGGTGTCGTGTAATCCGGTGACGTTTGCGCGAGATGCGGAGACACTGATTCGAACCGGTTTTGCGCTTGGTGAGGTTCGGGTCGTTGATCAGTTCCGGTGGTCATCGCATGTCGAAATCGCGGCGGGGTTTACTCGCTAG